In one window of Pedosphaera parvula Ellin514 DNA:
- a CDS encoding exosortase-associated EpsI family protein: protein MGLMAATAGVLSWYKTAQKLGAPGVKTTPIAGSHRLNIQLPELVLDYTSEAVPTDQGLLDYMPQDTSFVQRHYVSQDGFHTILNVVLMGTDRTSIHKPQFCLRGQGWDIDGGKSTETTIRMTRPYAYDLPVMKLIASRTFSEKGRSFTKQGVYVYWFVADNDLTAQHRTRMWHMSMNLLRTGVLERWAYVTCFAVCDPGEEEATFERMKKFIAASTPQFQLAAGPHAATAELPQTASR, encoded by the coding sequence ATGGGTTTGATGGCAGCCACTGCGGGAGTACTGTCGTGGTATAAGACTGCACAGAAGTTGGGTGCGCCTGGCGTGAAAACAACTCCCATTGCTGGAAGTCATCGTCTGAATATTCAGCTTCCCGAGTTGGTGTTGGATTATACCTCCGAGGCTGTGCCAACGGATCAGGGGTTGTTGGATTATATGCCGCAGGACACGAGTTTTGTGCAACGGCATTACGTGTCACAAGATGGTTTTCATACGATACTGAACGTGGTCCTGATGGGCACAGATCGCACGAGTATTCATAAGCCGCAGTTTTGCCTGAGGGGTCAGGGTTGGGACATTGATGGCGGGAAGTCGACGGAAACCACGATCCGCATGACCCGCCCTTATGCTTATGATTTGCCAGTCATGAAACTGATCGCGTCGCGAACCTTTTCAGAAAAAGGGCGCTCGTTTACCAAGCAAGGAGTTTATGTTTACTGGTTTGTGGCGGACAACGACCTGACCGCACAGCACCGGACGCGCATGTGGCACATGAGCATGAATTTGCTAAGGACGGGCGTTTTGGAGCGCTGGGCTTATGTAACTTGCTTTGCTGTGTGCGATCCCGGTGAAGAGGAGGCAACTTTTGAGCGGATGAAGAAATTTATTGCGGCTTCCACGCCTCAATTTCAGCTGGCAGCTGGTCCTCATGCTGCAACTGCCGAATTACCACAGACGGCTTCTAGATGA
- a CDS encoding exosortase/archaeosortase family protein, producing the protein MESQPNSPGIVAEFKAEFLRCWQLLPNKGLFFGLLGGWLMLFQFLGNGTFGYVDTSSLLKWMYAAYNIKNTVTDDGIGNLVPFAVLALFWWKRKELLALKLEPWWPGLVVLFLSLALHVIGYLVQQPRLSIVALFTGIYGLTGLVWGFGWMWRSFFPYFLFIFSVPLGSLAEPISFPLRVFVTKIVAMIAPLLGIDVIREGTQLYDGARTYQFEVAAACSGIRSLTSIIVITTIVAFVFLSGNSKRMIMIVAAFPLAVIGNVIRLMGVVVVADMFGQDWGNRVHDSFILSILPYIPAILGVYALAFWLNKPRAESPLPLETKPV; encoded by the coding sequence ATGGAAAGCCAGCCAAACAGTCCAGGTATAGTGGCAGAGTTCAAAGCGGAATTCCTCCGTTGCTGGCAATTGCTTCCGAACAAGGGATTATTCTTTGGGCTTCTGGGAGGGTGGTTGATGCTGTTCCAATTCCTCGGTAATGGCACTTTTGGGTATGTCGATACGAGTTCTCTGCTGAAATGGATGTATGCCGCCTACAACATCAAGAATACGGTGACTGATGATGGGATAGGGAATTTGGTTCCATTTGCAGTGCTGGCGCTTTTTTGGTGGAAGCGAAAGGAGTTGCTGGCTTTGAAATTGGAGCCTTGGTGGCCTGGGCTGGTGGTTTTGTTTCTTTCGCTTGCGCTGCATGTGATCGGGTATTTGGTGCAGCAACCGCGCCTTTCCATCGTCGCTCTTTTTACCGGGATTTACGGATTGACGGGTTTGGTTTGGGGATTCGGTTGGATGTGGCGGAGCTTCTTTCCCTATTTTCTATTTATCTTCAGCGTGCCGCTGGGATCGTTGGCTGAGCCCATCAGTTTTCCATTGCGTGTTTTTGTGACAAAGATTGTGGCGATGATTGCACCATTGCTTGGCATTGATGTGATTCGGGAGGGAACGCAGCTCTATGACGGAGCCAGGACCTATCAGTTTGAGGTTGCTGCAGCATGCAGCGGCATTCGAAGTCTGACGTCGATCATTGTCATAACGACAATCGTTGCTTTTGTATTTTTGTCAGGGAATTCCAAGCGAATGATCATGATTGTCGCGGCTTTTCCGCTGGCGGTCATCGGCAATGTGATTCGGTTAATGGGCGTGGTGGTGGTGGCTGATATGTTCGGGCAGGATTGGGGCAATCGCGTTCATGACAGCTTCATACTCAGCATCCTGCCGTATATTCCTGCGATTTTGGGAGTGTATGCTTTGGCGTTCTGGTTGAACAAGCCCCGGGCGGAATCACCTCTGCCATTGGAGACCAAGCCGGTATGA
- a CDS encoding ACP phosphodiesterase produces the protein MNWLAHSLLSEPSAEFRMGNILADILRRPELELMPVGILRGVACHRRIDAFTDRHPIIRQSKQRVNGSFRRYASILVDVFYDHLLAKEWHRHATVSLEQFTSEVYAGIDELPREVPLMARMRLEQMRRENWLGRYREIEGIRQALEGVGSRLRRPVDLGAAVADLEMHYDGFKEDFGMFFPELRKHVEGNTAEIE, from the coding sequence ATGAACTGGCTGGCACACTCGCTCTTGTCCGAACCTTCGGCGGAGTTTCGCATGGGGAATATCCTGGCGGACATTCTGCGAAGGCCAGAGTTGGAGTTAATGCCGGTGGGGATTTTGCGCGGGGTGGCGTGTCATCGAAGGATTGATGCTTTCACGGATCGGCATCCGATTATCCGGCAGAGCAAGCAGCGGGTGAATGGTTCGTTCCGGAGGTATGCGAGCATTTTGGTGGATGTGTTCTACGATCATTTGCTGGCGAAGGAGTGGCATCGGCATGCGACGGTGTCGCTGGAGCAATTCACGTCGGAGGTGTATGCGGGGATTGATGAGTTGCCGCGCGAGGTGCCGTTGATGGCGCGGATGAGATTGGAGCAGATGCGGAGGGAGAATTGGCTGGGGCGATATCGGGAGATTGAGGGAATCAGGCAAGCGTTGGAGGGCGTGGGTAGTCGATTGCGGCGACCGGTGGATTTGGGTGCGGCGGTGGCGGATTTGGAGATGCATTACGACGGGTTCAAAGAGGATTTTGGGATGTTCTTTCCGGAGTTGAGAAAGCACGTGGAGGGTAATACTGCAGAAATTGAATAG
- a CDS encoding UDP-glucuronic acid decarboxylase family protein: MPAKRTFVKTKQPTSVVTGGAGFLGSHLTDLLLERGHRVIAIDNLVTGAVKNIAHLAGNSQFKFINQDVTEYIYLDEPVQYVWHFASPASPIDYLEIPIKTLKVGSLGTHKALGLAKAKGARFLIASTSEIYGDPLVHPQREEYWGNVNTIGPRSCYDEAKRFGEALTMAYHREHGVEVRIVRIFNTYGPRMRLNDGRVVPAFISQALQNKPLTVFGEGNQTRSFCYCSDLIAGIYRLMNSSVDEPVNIGNPHEMTVLEFAKEIIQATGSRSKIVFKALPQDDPKQRRPDITRARTRLKWEPKVSLQEGLIKTIDHFRGRL, encoded by the coding sequence ATGCCTGCAAAGCGAACGTTTGTGAAAACAAAACAACCCACTTCCGTGGTCACCGGGGGGGCAGGCTTTTTGGGTTCACATCTCACCGATCTTCTGCTTGAGCGCGGCCACAGGGTAATTGCGATTGACAATCTGGTGACGGGTGCGGTGAAAAACATTGCCCATCTCGCGGGTAACAGTCAGTTCAAATTTATAAACCAGGACGTAACGGAATATATTTATCTGGACGAACCTGTTCAGTATGTCTGGCATTTTGCTTCGCCTGCCAGCCCGATTGATTATCTTGAAATTCCGATTAAGACTTTGAAAGTGGGTTCCTTGGGAACACACAAAGCTTTGGGATTGGCCAAAGCCAAAGGAGCGCGATTCCTCATAGCCTCCACCTCTGAAATCTATGGTGATCCTCTGGTCCATCCGCAGCGGGAGGAATATTGGGGGAATGTCAACACGATCGGACCACGCAGTTGTTATGACGAAGCCAAGCGCTTCGGAGAGGCACTGACGATGGCATATCATCGTGAGCATGGCGTTGAAGTGCGGATCGTGCGCATTTTTAACACCTATGGGCCCAGGATGCGTTTGAATGATGGTCGTGTGGTGCCGGCCTTTATCAGCCAGGCGTTGCAGAACAAGCCTTTAACGGTTTTTGGCGAGGGGAATCAGACGCGCAGTTTCTGCTATTGCTCAGACCTGATTGCGGGAATTTACCGATTAATGAACAGTTCTGTGGATGAACCTGTCAATATTGGTAACCCGCACGAGATGACCGTGCTGGAATTTGCAAAAGAGATTATTCAGGCGACTGGATCAAGAAGTAAAATTGTGTTTAAGGCTTTACCACAGGATGATCCGAAGCAGCGTCGGCCAGATATCACGCGTGCGAGGACAAGGTTGAAATGGGAGCCCAAGGTTTCCTTACAGGAGGGTTTGATAAAAACCATTGATCACTTTCGAGGCAGACTATGA
- a CDS encoding NAD-dependent epimerase/dehydratase family protein: protein MSSGKIIVCGGGGFIGGHLIADLLRQGHRDIRSVDIKPTKEWYQISPKVENLQLDLQEKGACEQALKGAHTVYNLAADMGGMGFIENNRALCMLSVLINTHLCMAARDNGVQRYFYASSACVYAADKQTMAEVTALKESDAYPAMPEDGYGWEKLFSERMCRHFREDFGLQARVARYHNVYGPYGTYEGGREKAPAAVCRKVISAKLSGKHEIEIWGDGKQTRSFMYIDDCVKGTQDILASEILEPINLGSSELVTINGLVDLVEQIAGIKLKRNYNLSAPKGVKGRNSDNTLIHQYLGWEPSTKLRDGMEKTYRWIYDEMTKK, encoded by the coding sequence ATGAGTTCAGGAAAAATTATTGTGTGCGGTGGCGGCGGATTTATCGGTGGTCATTTGATCGCCGATTTGCTGCGTCAAGGCCATCGCGATATTCGTTCGGTGGATATCAAGCCGACGAAGGAATGGTATCAAATTTCGCCGAAGGTGGAGAATTTGCAGTTGGATTTGCAGGAGAAGGGCGCGTGCGAACAGGCGTTGAAGGGAGCGCACACGGTTTATAATCTGGCGGCGGACATGGGCGGAATGGGGTTCATCGAGAACAATCGCGCGTTGTGCATGTTGTCGGTGTTGATCAATACGCATTTGTGCATGGCGGCGAGGGACAACGGAGTGCAACGATATTTTTACGCGTCTTCGGCCTGTGTTTATGCGGCGGACAAGCAGACCATGGCGGAAGTGACCGCGTTGAAAGAAAGTGACGCCTATCCTGCTATGCCGGAGGATGGTTACGGTTGGGAGAAGCTTTTTAGTGAACGGATGTGCCGGCATTTCCGGGAAGATTTCGGGTTGCAAGCGCGGGTGGCGCGTTATCACAACGTTTACGGACCTTACGGGACCTATGAGGGCGGTCGTGAGAAGGCGCCGGCAGCGGTTTGCCGGAAAGTGATTTCCGCGAAGCTGAGCGGCAAGCATGAGATAGAGATTTGGGGTGATGGCAAGCAGACCCGGAGTTTCATGTATATCGATGATTGCGTGAAGGGAACGCAGGATATTTTGGCGAGTGAGATTTTGGAGCCGATCAACCTGGGTAGCAGCGAATTGGTGACGATTAACGGGTTGGTGGATCTCGTTGAGCAAATCGCCGGGATCAAGCTCAAGCGCAACTATAATCTATCGGCACCGAAAGGGGTGAAGGGGCGGAATAGTGATAATACCCTCATTCATCAATATCTGGGATGGGAGCCGAGCACCAAGTTGCGTGATGGCATGGAGAAGACGTATCGTTGGATTTACGATGAAATGACAAAGAAATGA
- a CDS encoding HEAT repeat domain-containing protein, which produces MRPNRRTLFIALLLLLISIIIWHLLRRSPHEPVYQGKSLTQWLQMGPSTLRDDAFRNMGTNALPFLIHDLHSREIKWKDKCYFFLQRYSVFRTYLRTGYQRHYQAFEALQALGSVGKPAIPAIADCLDNPTTALQAVNVLAYDPRGYTPLLAPEATPALLKALTNNNSSVRTIAANALELSQTQPGVIVPALIRALKDPAPEVRRMAAASFGGIYKKQSDIIVPALIETLDDKHPDVRKSAVWMLGRYGPASKAAIPKLTNLLKDAPSDLEKEIQTALQRIDPARTNQAATK; this is translated from the coding sequence ATGAGGCCCAACCGCCGCACTCTGTTCATAGCCCTGTTGCTGCTCCTCATCAGCATCATTATTTGGCATCTCCTTCGTCGAAGCCCTCACGAACCAGTCTACCAAGGCAAATCGCTCACCCAATGGCTTCAAATGGGTCCTTCCACTCTGCGCGACGATGCCTTTCGCAACATGGGCACAAATGCTCTTCCATTCCTGATCCACGACCTCCACTCGCGTGAAATCAAATGGAAGGACAAGTGCTATTTTTTTCTTCAACGCTATTCTGTTTTTCGGACATACCTTCGCACGGGCTATCAGCGTCATTACCAGGCGTTCGAGGCACTTCAGGCTCTCGGCTCCGTGGGAAAGCCTGCCATTCCAGCCATCGCCGATTGTCTCGATAATCCCACTACCGCGCTTCAGGCCGTCAATGTCCTGGCATATGATCCCAGGGGCTACACACCCCTACTCGCTCCGGAAGCCACACCCGCTTTACTCAAGGCGCTAACCAACAATAATTCCAGCGTGCGCACCATCGCTGCGAATGCTCTTGAGCTCTCCCAGACTCAACCCGGCGTCATTGTCCCTGCTCTCATCCGCGCACTGAAAGACCCGGCACCCGAAGTTCGCCGTATGGCTGCCGCATCTTTCGGAGGCATCTATAAGAAGCAGTCCGACATCATCGTCCCTGCCCTGATTGAAACCTTGGACGATAAACATCCAGATGTTCGCAAAAGTGCCGTCTGGATGCTCGGCCGATACGGCCCTGCCTCCAAGGCAGCCATTCCCAAACTCACCAACCTTCTGAAGGACGCCCCGTCAGACCTCGAAAAAGAAATCCAAACCGCCCTCCAGCGCATTGATCCCGCAAGGACCAATCAAGCCGCAACGAAATGA
- a CDS encoding sugar transferase — protein sequence MLRRHRQIKMQIQQLLDALLFAASFWFAWVLRANPDVITTLRLNPVSPFDAYYWLYLLLIPTGPLVLEAQGFYDRPLLCPRRSTIWLLFKGCLFTTIGLIMALFFLRLELARSVAVLFGINSFFLIFLKEEVVRLGLKSKFAQSQIERRFILVGTEEETAEMRKELKARPEAGLVVLAEVDLNHTSIEAMTNMLHEHSVNGVILNAKHNYFQQVEAAIRTCELEGVEVWLVADFFKTQISRPSFDDFHGRPVLVFSSTPQASWQSVLKQVLDFMVALVVVVSFSWAFALVAMLIKLNSPGPVLFRQKRCGVNGQPFTIFKFRTMETNAEQRKHELAAMNEMSGPVFKMKNDPRITPIGRILRKYSIDEVPQFFNVLRGEMSLVGPRPLPVDEVKRFDDLAHRRRLSVKPGLTCLWQISGRNDLSDFRDWVRLDLEYIDNWSLWLDLKIMWRTVPVVLIGSGAR from the coding sequence ATGTTACGTCGTCATCGCCAGATAAAGATGCAAATCCAACAGTTGTTGGATGCTTTGTTGTTTGCTGCCAGCTTCTGGTTTGCGTGGGTGTTGCGGGCGAATCCGGATGTGATCACCACCCTGCGCCTCAATCCTGTCAGTCCCTTTGACGCGTATTACTGGCTGTATCTGTTGTTGATTCCAACCGGTCCATTGGTGTTGGAAGCCCAGGGATTTTACGATCGACCGTTGCTTTGTCCCCGGCGGAGTACCATTTGGCTGTTGTTCAAGGGCTGCTTGTTCACCACGATTGGTTTGATCATGGCGTTGTTCTTTCTGCGCCTCGAACTCGCGCGTTCAGTTGCGGTCTTATTCGGCATCAATAGCTTTTTCTTGATATTTTTAAAGGAAGAGGTGGTTCGCCTGGGTTTGAAGAGCAAGTTTGCGCAGTCCCAGATCGAACGGCGGTTCATTCTGGTGGGTACGGAAGAGGAAACCGCCGAAATGCGCAAGGAGTTAAAAGCCCGCCCGGAAGCAGGCTTGGTGGTGCTGGCAGAGGTGGACCTCAATCATACTTCAATAGAGGCGATGACCAATATGCTGCATGAACACTCCGTGAACGGGGTGATTCTCAACGCCAAACACAATTACTTCCAACAGGTGGAGGCCGCAATCCGCACCTGCGAACTTGAAGGCGTGGAAGTCTGGCTGGTGGCTGACTTCTTCAAAACGCAGATTTCCCGTCCAAGTTTTGATGACTTTCACGGCCGGCCTGTGCTGGTGTTCAGTTCGACGCCGCAAGCATCCTGGCAGAGCGTTCTTAAGCAAGTGCTTGATTTTATGGTGGCCTTGGTGGTTGTAGTCTCGTTTTCCTGGGCTTTTGCTCTGGTGGCCATGCTCATCAAGCTGAACTCACCTGGGCCGGTGTTATTCAGGCAGAAACGTTGTGGCGTGAACGGCCAGCCTTTCACTATCTTTAAGTTTCGCACCATGGAAACAAATGCGGAGCAGCGCAAGCATGAACTGGCGGCCATGAATGAGATGTCCGGGCCGGTGTTTAAAATGAAAAACGATCCGCGCATTACACCCATCGGTCGTATTCTGCGCAAGTATAGCATTGATGAGGTTCCGCAGTTTTTTAACGTGTTACGGGGGGAAATGAGCCTCGTGGGGCCACGGCCATTGCCGGTCGACGAAGTAAAGCGCTTCGATGATCTGGCTCATCGCAGGCGGCTCAGTGTGAAACCCGGTCTAACATGCCTTTGGCAGATAAGCGGACGGAATGACTTGTCTGATTTTCGCGATTGGGTGAGGCTCGATCTTGAATATATTGATAATTGGTCCCTGTGGCTGGATTTGAAAATCATGTGGCGAACCGTCCCAGTGGTGCTAATTGGCAGCGGCGCCAGATAA